Proteins from a single region of Dictyostelium discoideum AX4 chromosome 5 chromosome, whole genome shotgun sequence:
- the pfdn1 gene encoding prefoldin beta-like domain containing protein, whose amino-acid sequence MEILDKQAFFETREKLYTLSRSLNIIKQRIQIAENDRKKCLITINELESLSSETKTYKAVGKMFVISPMTSLKTELKQQVQKDEEDVKGLINQSKYIDAQITDTERSLNELVRKK is encoded by the exons atggAAATTTTAGATAAACAAGCATTTTTTGAAACACGTGAAAAACTATATACATTAAGTAGAAGTTTAAATATAATCAAACAACGTATTCAAATTGCAGAAAATGATAGAAAGAAATGTTTAATTACAATCAATGAATtagaatcattatcatcagaaACTAAAACCTATAAAGCAGTTGGTAAAATGTTTGTTATCTCACCAATGACCTCTTTAAAAACtgaattaaaacaacaagttcaaaaagatgaagaagatgttAAAGGTTTAATT AATCAAAGTAAATATATTGATGCACAAATTACAGATACAGAAAGAAGTTTAAATGAATTAGTtagaaagaaataa
- the ecd gene encoding SGT1 protein, with product MNKAKNSGAVPQFVDNFEDFYNNGDDILNNKHKEEINFVKYRIFDTHLINYNNNNNNKNNNNNNNNNENTTITNKLNEIKEYLILNYIKDYIWQKEPFNLKIYDHKKKQQQQQQLPIHFYGNTKFEESIDDEWFIVYILLELTKKFQSLIVSIKDNDGEFILIETAQALPKWIKPTNSNNRVYLKNGEIHIIPLPSDPSQLDTIPYKMDTNTALSILSSSSNNIITKVSNEINEILKNRLKRFYNGEYFLKDQNQIKLAAIPIEIGYLLNQYPQLISDITTTFYNRDSDDMKTISTMKRFPMSRERDSFGNSGQLITTNIRFTRCLYAMLKLQQWNSPKNFHPQLPKPSHPTYDSRSLGVKIICGLEMVYNRSKRNSVSSYHRFNDDLNWLNYLKQLKSNNYFNDETIGSKLYKEKLLIAKNQYLKNNINNNNNNNNKEEESIYKLIDQVTNSKSVDEMIKILQESDKSKIESEDDWLNEENPDKFEDLITEFENDRQKQQQKQQQQQQQQQQNKEGKKEVKENNNNNNNNNNNNNNNNNNNNNNNNNNNNDSNLINDFSNQFKSMLSQLSSFDGVEFNEKSGNSKNKTKSSAYGNGGDDNISFDSNKFMDILKGFTDNNKYDDDYDDDDDDDDDMYQDIDNYEDSDDKDDDEDDENDEDDEDDGFEEYEDEDEDDDDEKEFQYVEFLKKSTIKQYMERMDQELNLKIIASSFELESTKLPKEFDDIEKSNNNNNNNINNNDKDVDEDDNENYKVNQKVDLNLNLVKNLLESLTEQQGFAGPASTLLKEMSDNNSKKREKKKTSSKKLIPKKGKVKENK from the exons aTGAACAAAGCTAAAAATAGTGGAGCGGTTCCACAGTTTGTTGATAATTTCGAAGACttttataataatggtgatgatattttaaataataaacataaagaagaaattaattttgtaaaatataGAATATTTGACactcatttaataaattataataataataataataataaaaataataataataataataataataacgaaAATACCActataacaaataaattaaatgaaattaaagaatatttaattttaaattatattaaagaTTATATTTGGCAAAAAGaaccatttaatttaaaaatttatgaccataaaaagaaacaacagcaacaacaacaactaccaattcatttttatgGAAATACTAAATTTGaagaatcaattgatgatgaatgGTTTAtagtttatattttattagaattaacaaaaaagtttcaatcattaattgtttcaattaaagacaatgatggtgaatttatattaattgaaaCTGCTCAAGCATTACCAAAATGGATAAAACCTACAAATTCTAATAATAGAGTTTACTTAAAAAATGGTGAAATTCATATAATACCATTACCTTCGGATCCTTCTCAATTAGATACAATTCCTTATAAAATGGATACAAATACTgctttatcaatattatcatcatcttcaaataatattattacaaaagtttcaaatgaaattaatgaaattttaaaaaatagattaaaaag attttataatggtgaatattttttaaaagatcaaaatcaaataaaattagcaGCGATACCAATTGAGATtggatatttattaaatcaatatccACAATTAATATCAGATATAACAACAACATTTTATAATAGAGATTCAGATGATATGAAAACCATTAGCACAATGAAAAGATTTCCAATGAGTAGAGAAAGAGACTCGTTTGGTAATTCAGGTCAATTGATAACAACCAATATTAGATTCACTCGTTGTCTTTATGCAATGTTAAAACTTCAACAATGGAATAGTCCAAAGAATTTTCATCCACAATTACCAAAACCCTCACATCCAACCTACGATTCAAGATCATTAGGTGTTAAAATCATTTGTGGTTTAGAGATGGTTTATAATAGATCCAAAAGGAATTCTGTATCCTCATATCATAGATTCAATGATGATTTGAATTGgttaaactatttaaaacaattaaaatcaaataattatttcaatgATGAAACTATTGgttcaaaattatataaagagaaattattaattgctaaaaatcaatatttaaaaaataatattaataataataataataataataataaagaagaagaatcaatttataaattaattgatcaagttacaaattcaaaatcagttgatgaaatgataaaaattttacaagaatctgataaaagtaaaattGAATCAGAGGATGATTGGTTAAATGAAGAGAATCctgataaatttgaagatttaattacagaatttgaaaatgatcgtcaaaaacaacaacagaaacaacaacaacaacaacaacaacaacaacaaaataaagaaggtaaaaaagaagttaaagaaaataataataataataataataataataataataataataataataataataataataataataataataataataataataatgattcaaatttaataaatgatttttcgaatcaattcaaatcaaTGCTTTCTCAACTATCCTCATTTGATGGTGTAGAATTTAACGAAAAATCtggaaattctaaaaataaaactaaaagtAGTGCTtatggtaatggtggtgatgataatatttcatttgattcaaataaattcatGGATATACTAAAGGGTTTTACTGATAATAACaaatatgatgatgattatgacgacgatgatgacgatgatgatgatatgtaccaagatattgataattatGAAGATAGTGATGacaaagatgatgatgaagatgatgaaaatgatgaagatgatgaagatgatggttttgaagaatatgaagatgaagatgaagatgatgatgatgaaaaagaattCCAATatgttgaatttttaaagaaatcaacCATAAAACAATACATGGAAAGAATGGatcaagaattaaatttaaagattattGCTTCTTCTTTTGAATTGGAGTCAACCAAATTACCAAAAGaatttgatgatattgaaaaaagtaataataataataataataatattaataataatgacaaagatgttgatgaagatgataatgaaaattataaagtaAATCAaaaagttgatttaaatttaaatcttgtaaaaaatttattagaatCTTTAACTGAACAACAAGGATTTGCTGGTCCAGCTTCAACTctattaaaagaaatgtCTGACAATAATTCAAAGAAAAGAGAAAAGAAGAAAACCAGtagtaaaaaattaattccaaaaaaaggaaaagtaaaagaaaataaataa
- the abcC3 gene encoding ABC transporter C family protein, producing the protein MELEEVGVEANQPNNDQGSKKQNKNKDKKVKKEKKIGYGGKKSAEENSNFISWLTFSWADRFVVHCFRHVLQLSHIWDLASYDKSAYLAEKIAISWDVEIKKPKPSYIRAAFRAFGLYFVLSWFFYAIYAASQFVGPEILKRMVTFVLKSRSGISTEDPNMGYYYALIMFGSAMIGSVCLYQSNMISARTGDRLRSVIVLDVYRKAIKLSNSARANTSPGEIVNLMSNDAQRMVEVFQLVNNGVFALPQIIVCLALLYRAIGWPTFVGLGLMLAAVPFNGIAAKKLTEIRRHLVGFTDKRVKTTNEILQAIKIIKLYAWEDSFAKKVIERREAEIKLLFSFSRYRAMLIVIVAALPTAVSVLVFSSYYGYYKKLDAGEIFAALSYLNILRLPLGFLPIIVALGIQMKIAAQRVTDFLLLPEMKEISKIEDPSIENGIYIRDATLTWNQEKKEESFTLKNINFEAKGKTLTMIVGSVGSGKSSLIQAMLGEMDVLDGSVAMKGNVAYVPQQAWIINATLKDNILFGSPYDEAKYRKVLEVCALERDIELFPQGDLVEIGERGVNLSGGQKQRVSIARAVYSDSDVYILDDPLSAVDAHVGKHLFHRCFKGILKSKTVILAANQLNYLPFAHNTVVLKAGEISERGSYQQLINAQKEFSGLLQAYGVDESAVNEDVEDDKEIEESDNIVVEEKTKPTEKPKLQNKDGVLTSQEEREEGAVAMWVYWKYITVGGGFLFLMAFIFFLMDTGTRTFVDWWLSHWQNESTKNALAVAQGLEPSGLTDTQYLGIYIGVGMTSILISAGRNFLFFEYTVRASRALHHQLFNALLRAPMSFFDTTPLGRIINRFTRDLDGVDNLMATSISQFLVFFTTVVATLIIISIITPFLLVPLAPICIIFYFLQFFYRYTSRELQRLEAISRSPIFSHFSETLGGVVSIRAYRKKEENILTNQFRLDNNNKCYLTLQAMNQWLGLRLDLLANLVTFFACLFITIDRDTISAANVGLSLSYALSLTGNLNRATLQAADTETKMNSVERITHYIKGPVEALQIVEDHRPAPDWPPHGAITFDNLVMRYREGLDPVLKGISCEIKAKEKIGIVGRTGAGKSSIVLALFRLIEASEGAILIDGENIAKFGLKDLRRNLAIIPQDPVLFSGTLRENIDPFNEKTDDQLWSVLKDIQLHDVAKSLEGGLDSKVTENGDNWSVGQRQLLCLARALLRDPKILVLDEATASVDGHSDSLIQATIREKFSNCTILTIAHRLNTIMDSDRIIVLDAGKISEFDEPWTLLQNPAGLLNWLVEETGPQNAAYLRRLAQAKKDGVNIDQITPPISPTPEQKPFKNADIDNINSPPQQSLKAEDNPNPKALDNSGDNNNNNNNNNNNNNNNNNNNNNNNNNNNNNDNDNDNDNDNSEAGDN; encoded by the exons ATGGAATTAGAGGAAGTTGGTGTTGAAGCCAATCAACCAAATAATGACCAAGGCAGCAAAAAacagaataaaaataaagataaaaaagtgaaaaaagagaaaaagattGGATATGGAGGAAAGAAATCAGCAGAAGAAAACAGTAATTTTATATCATGGTTAACATTTTCATGGGCCGATAGATTTGTAGTTCATTGTTTTAGACATGTTTTACAATTATCTCATATTTGGGATTTAGCATCATATGATAAATCTGCATATTTAGCAGAAAAAATAGCAATATCATGGgatgttgaaattaaaaaaccaaa GCCATCATATATTAGAGCAGCTTTTAGAGCATTTGGTTTATATTTTGTGTTAAGTTGGTTTTTCTATGCAATTTATGCAGCATCACAATTTGTTGGTCCAGaaa ttttaaaacgTATGGTtacatttgttttaaaatctaGAAGTGGTATTTCAACTGAAGATCCAAATATGGGTTATTATTATGCATTAATTATGTTTGGGTCAGCTATGATTGGTTCTGTATGTTTATATCAATCAAATATGATTTCAGCAAGAACTGGTGATCGT ttaagATCAGTAATTGTTTTAGATGTTTATAGAAaagcaattaaattatcaaattcagcAAGAGCAAATACATCACCAGgtgaaattgtaaatttaatgagTAATGATGCACAAAGAATGGTAGAAGTTTTCCAATTGGTAAATAATGGTGTATTTGCATTACCACAAATTATAGTTTGTTTAGCATTGTTATATCGTGCAATTGGATGGCCAACATTTGTTGGATTGGGTTTGATGTTGGCAGCAGTACCATTCAATGGTATTGCAGCAAAGAAATTAACAGAGATTAGAAGACATTTGGTTGGTTTCACAGATAAACGTGTTAAAACTACCAATGAAATTTTACAagcaattaaaatcattaaactCTATGCATGGGAGGATTCATTTGCAAAGAAAGTTATTGAACGTCGTGAGGCAgagattaaattattattctcCTTCTCTCGTTATAGAGCAATGTTGATTGTAATTGTAGCAGCATTACCAACCGCTGTATCAGTATTGGTTTTCTCATCATATTATGGTTATTACAAGAAATTGGATGCAGGTGAAATTTTTGCAGCACTTTCCTATTTGAATATCCTTCGTTTACCATTGGGTTTCCTTCCAATTATCGTTGCATTGGgtattcaaatgaaaattgcAGCACAACGTGTCACTGATTTCCTTTTATTACCAGAGATGAAAGAAATTAGTAAAATCGAAGATCCATCCATTGAGAATGGTATATACATTAGAGATGCAACTTTAACATGGAATCAAGAAAAGAAAGAGGAATCATTCAcattgaaaaatattaatttcgaAGCAAAAGGTAAAACATTGACAATGATTGTCGGTTCAGTTGGTTCAGGTAAATCTTCACTCATTCAAGCAATGTTGGGTGAAATGGATGTTTTGGATGGTTCAGTGGCAATGAAAGGTAATGTTGCCTATGTTCCACAACAAGCATGGATCATCAATGCAACCTTGAAGGATAACATTCTATTCGGTTCACCATATGACGAAGCAAAATATAGAAAGGTATTGGAAGTTTGTGCACTTGAACGTGATATTGAATTGTTCCCACAAGGTGATTTGGTAGAGATTGGTGAACGTGGTGTCAATCTTTCAGGTGGTCAAAAACAACGTGTTTCCATTGCACGTGCAGTTTATTCAGATTCAGATGTTTACATTTTAGATGATCCATTATCGGCTGTGGATGCACATGTCGGTAAACATTTATTCCATAGATGTTTCAAAGGTATCTTAAAGAGTAAGACCGTTATTTTAGCAGctaatcaattgaattatttaccATTCGCTCATAATACCGTGGTTTTGAAAGCTGGTGAAATCTCTGAACGTGGTTCCTATCAACAATTGATTAATGCTCAAAAAGAATTCTCTGGATTACTTCAAGCCTATGGTGTCGATGAGTCTGCAGTTAATGAAGATGTTGAAGatgataaagaaattgaagaatCTGATAATATCGTTGTCGAAGAGAAGACTAAACCAACTGAGAAGCCAAAACTTCAAAATAAAGATGGTGTTTTGACCTCACAAGAAGAGAGAGAAGAAGGTGCAGTAGCAATGTGGGTATATTGGAAATATATTAcagttggtggtggtttCTTATTCCTCATGGCATTTATATTCTTCCTTATGGATACTGGTACAAGAACATTTGTAGATTGGTGGTTATCACATTGGCAAAATGAGTCAACAAAGAATGCATTGGCTGTAGCACAAGGTTTAGAGCCATCCGGTTTAACAGACACTCAATATTTAGGTATTTACATTGGTGTTGGTATGACctctattttaatttcagcTGGTCGTAATTTCCTCTTCTTTGAATATACAGTTCGTGCATCAAGAGCATTGCATCATCAATTGTTCAATGCATTGTTGAGAGCACCAATGTCATTCTTTGATACAACACCATTGGGTAGAATTATCAATCGTTTCACTAGAGATTTAGATGgtgttgataatttaatggCAACTTCAATCTCACAATTTTTGGTATTCTTTACCACTGTCGTAGCAACTTTAATTATCATTTCCATCATTACACCATTCCTTTTGGTACCATTGGCACCAATTTGTAtcattttctattttctTCAATTCTTTTATCGTTACACTTCAAGAGAATTACAAAGACTTGAAGCCATTAGTAGATCACCAATTTTCAGCCATTTCTCAGAGACATTGGGTGGTGTTGTTTCCATTAGAGCCTATAGAAAGAAGGAAGAGAATATTCTCACCAATCAATTCCGTttggataataataacaaatgtTATCTTACACTTCAAGCAATGAATCAATGGTTAGGTTTACGTTTAGATCTCTTAGCAAATTTAGTCACCTTCTTTGCCTGTCTTTTCATCACAATCGATAGGGATACAATTTCCGCTGCAAATGTTGGTTTATCACTTTCCTATGCACTCTCATTGACTGGTAATCTTAATCGTGCTACCCTTCAAGCAGCAGATACTGAAACTAAAATGAACTCTGTCGAACGTATCACTCATTATATTAAAGGTCCAGTTGAAGCATTGCAAATCGTTGAAGATCATCGTCCAGCACCAGATTGGCCACCACATGGTGCTATCACTTTTGATAATTTGGTTATGCGTTATCGTGAAGGTTTAGACCCAGTATTGAAGGGTATTTCATGTGAAATTAAAGCTAAAGAGAAAATTGGTATCGTCGGTCGTACTGGTGCTGGTAAAAGTTCAATCGTATTGGCTTTGTTCCGTTTAATCGAAGCTTCAGAAGGTGCAATCTTAATCGATGGTGAAAATATCGCCAAGTTTGGTCTCAAAGATTTACGTCGTAATCTTGCTATCATCCCACAAGATCCAGTTTTATTCAGTGGTACTCTTCGTGAAAATATTGATCCTTTCAATGAAAAAACAGATGATCAATTATGGTCCGtattaaaagatattcaaTTACATGATGTAGCTAAATCACTCGAGGGTGGTCTCGATTCAAAAGTCACtgaaaatggtgataatTGGTCCGTTGGTCAACGTCAACTTTTATGTCTTGCCAGAGCTTTACTTCGTGATCCAAAGATTTTAGTACTCGACGAAGCTACCGCTTCGGTCGATGGTCATTCCGATTCTTTAATTCAAGCTACAATTCGTGAGAAATTCAGTAATTGTACAATTTTAACAATCGCTCATAGATTAAATACTATCATGGATAGTGATAGAATCATAGTTTTAGATGCTGGTAAAATCAGTGAATTCGATGAACCTTGGACTCTTTTACAAAATCCTGctggtttattaaattggTTGGTTGAAGAAACTGGTCCACAAAATGCTGCCTACCTTCGTAGATTGGCTCAAGCAAAGAAAGATGGTGTCAATATTGATCAAATCACTCCACCAATCTCTCCAACTCCTGAACAAAAACCTTTTAAAAATGCTGATatagataatattaattcaccaccacaacaatctTTAAAAGCTGAAGATAATCCTAATCCAAAAGCTTTAGATAATAGTGgtgataataacaataataataataataataataataataataataataataataataataataataataataataataataataataataatgataatgataatgataatgataatgataatagtgaAGCTGGcgataattaa
- a CDS encoding adenylate kinase, whose translation MIKTSIKLLNRNSNNYRNYFLKIKNKNVLVKSNNNNNKNNNNIFKRNYNTQTSLNTDTQRQQQQQKQQQQQQNNIESSIDPILNDNSNEDDLEIKDPLIIFNTVWNKLEQKYGANNMRFPQEIILVAGAPGSGKGTNTPFMSSVRGITADPIVMSSLLNNEEAKKIKSSGGMVSDSNVLELFLEELRKPCYRSGVVVDGFPRTNIQVELTNALYQKMKQMRKVYYNTPLAPFFPRPIFRVTVLFVGEKESVDRQLRRGDITRDTNVKLKEQGLPLLEERDTDLSEEAARKRYKIFRDHYSTLQTLKKHFPFSIIDASKSLDKVQQSIIKEFKYQSSLELSQETFDLVQRIPLVTDIIQHARVDLITRLDEYQNRHNILFTSVVHVIEKEFLPTIRRQAIAGSTMLRITNSIFSSSLAVDMALDLLSERGFRVTFDIKTTYIPRRIDPITHEITNLTKQEYQFKLDFEKPAIRDLSQAVKINLN comes from the coding sequence atgataaaaacttcaattaaattattaaataggaatagtaataattatagaaattactttttaaaaattaaaaataaaaatgttttagtaaaatcaaataataataataataaaaataataataatatatttaaaagaaattataataCACAAACATCATTAAATACTGATACTCaaagacaacaacaacaacaaaaacaacaacaacaacaacaaaataatatagaATCTTCAATTgatccaattttaaatgataattctaatgaagatgatttaGAGATTAAAGATcctttaattattttcaatacaGTTTGGAATAAATTGGAACAAAAGTATGGTGCTAATAATATGAGATTTCCACAAGAGATCATATTGGTAGCAGGTGCACCAGGTTCTGGTAAAGGTACCAATACCCCTTTCATGAGCAGTGTCAGAGGTATCACTGCAGATCCAATTGTAATGAgttctttattaaataatgaagaagCAAAGAAGATTAAATCATCAGGTGGTATGGTTAGCGATAGTAATGTAttggaattatttttagaggAATTAAGAAAACCATGCTATAGATCGGGTGTTGTTGTGGATGGGTTTCCAAGAACCAATATTCAAGTGGAACTTACTAATGCACTCTATCAAAAGATGAAGCAAATGAGAAAGGTATACTACAACACACCATTGGCACCCTTCTTCCCTCGACCAATATTTAGGGTAACGGTGCTATTCGTTGGCGAGAAGGAATCTGTAGATAGGCAATTAAGAAGGGGTGACATAACTCGTGATACTAATGTGAAGCTAAAAGAGCAAGGTTTGCCTCTCTTGGAAGAACGTGACACGGATCTTTCTGAAGAGGCGGCAAGAAAGAGATACAAGATTTTCAGAGATCACTATTCAACCTTACAAACTTTGAAAAAACATTTCCCATTCTCAATTATCGATGCCTCAAAGTCTTTGGATAAAGTTCAACAAAGTATAATCAAGGAGTTTAAATATCAATCCTCTTTGGAACTCTCTCAAGAAACCTTTGATTTAGTTCAACGTATACCATTGGTCACTGATATCATTCAACATGCACGTGTTGATTTAATCACTCGTTTAGATGAATATCAAAATAGACATAACATCCTTTTCACTTCAGTGGTTCAtgtaattgaaaaagaatttttaccAACAATTCGTCGTCAAGCTATCGCTGGTAGTACGATGCTTAGAATAACAAATAGTATTTTCTCATCATCATTGGCAGTCGATATGGCTTTGGATCTCTTATCAGAGAGAGGTTTCAGAGTTACCtttgatattaaaacaaCTTATATACCACGACGTATTGATCCAATAACTCatgaaattacaaatttaacaaaACAAGAATACCAATTTAAATTAGATTTTGAAAAACCTGCAATTCGTGATTTAAGTCAAGctgttaaaattaatttaaattaa